Genomic window ([Eubacterium] hominis):
AGAGATCATAATGTACTGGTCGCTGGATATGTAAATCAAAAGGAATCTTTAGAAGAAACATTAATTCGTGAGCTGGAAGAAGAAATTGGTCTGAAGGTAAAAGCTTATCGATATAATCGCAGTGAATATTTCCCCAATACCAATACCCTGATGTGCAATTTTACAGTAGTGGCTGATGATGAGTGTCTGGATCATGTCAGTGATTGGGAAGTAGATGAGGCAAAGTGGTACAGCTTTGAGGAGGCAAAACACGAGGTAAAACCTTGTTCCTTAGCCCAGCGGTTTTTATTTGATTTTTTTAAGAAATGGCAGGATGCAAACAACCGCTATGATTTCAGCTGGATGGAAGTCAAAGATACAAAAAAGGAATCGTTATGATTCCTCTAATGTGATATCCATATCTATTATAACATCTTCAATAAATTCAGGAAGGAAAGCACCATTGCTCATTTCACTGATATCCTCATCGATTGCATCTTTTACTAGAAATGTATAAGTTACCTGTTCATCATATACCTTATCTAATATGATAATATGATTTATACGCAGGTAATGGTCAAGTTTTCCAATCAGGTCATAAGAAAATGTGAGAGAATATTTCTTCATATTTTCTTTTTTTGTGATAACAGCGTGCTGCAGGGCATTGGATACACTTTTAGAATATGCCCGAATCAATCCACCAGCACCCAATTTAATACCGCCAAAATAGCGAACAACAACCGCTGTGATATCCTGCATCTGAGAATGCATTAAACATTCCAGCATGGGTACACCGGCAGTACCAGAAGGTTCCCCATCATCATTGCTTCGTTGTAATTCATTATGTTCACCAATCACAAAGGCATAACAATGATGTGTCGCATTGGGATGTTCCTTCTTGATTTTTAAGATAAACGCTTTTGCGTCTTCTTCACAAAAACTTTTATGTAAATAGCACAGGAAGCGGCTTTTTTTGATATCTAGCTCTTCCATATGATCTTCTTTTAATCTGTACATAATATCACCGTATCTATTATATCGGAAAAGAAAATATAAAAAAAGAAAATTCGTTTGTGTATGTAAAAAAAAGATACCTAGCGCTTAGAAAATATGGTATCATGATAAGGTAAGGGCAATATAGATTGTCTGATTCATGCAGATCTTTCATGGTATGAAAAAAATTGCGATGGAGGGCATAAGCAATCTTTTAAATCCATACAAAAGACCTGTTATGAATATGCATAATTGACAGGGGTATCCATATGAAAGAAGTTAAGACGAAGTTTAAAGAGGAACAGATGTTCTATGGCTTTAGTACAATTTCCAATGAAAAAGAAGCAAAGAAAGACATGCTTGAATTGATTGACCGTATCAGACGTGTCAGTAAATGTGATACAGTTCTTCCCTATGTTGCGTTGATCAAAGATTTTTATCAGGATGAAGGAGAATTTCAGCTGTTTGTTGGAAGAATGGAATATCACCCTGATCTGGAAAAGCTGGTGGTTGTGGAAGGCGATTTTGCGACTGCGGAAGTTGAGCCGGCTTTTGGTCGTTTCTGGAGAAAGGCGATTACTTCTACAGAGCGCTACATGGAAACAAAATGGGCAGATAAAAATGGTTATACACCAGGAAGTGTAAAATATCTGTTGTTTAGTGAAAAGATAAAAAGTGAACATCCTACATTGGATTATTATATGCAGATAGAAAAGAAATGAAAAACATAAAGTCACATTTGACCTTATGTTTTTTTTGTGGAAAAAAAGAAGTGAATGAGGTTTCACTTCTTATCTAACTATTGTGCCTTAAATTCAATAAACTTAATTTCTCCCGGCGCAAAGTCCATAGGGATATTCTGGAAATCATCCATGAATACATCATGGATATAAGGATCATTTGTGGAATAGATCTGTAAGATGCTTTGATAACGAAATGGCAGCTCACTCATTAAATTCTCCGTGTGGATATGCAAATGAACACTTTGATGTACATTAGTATTACATACCACCAATAAAGCTTTATCTTCCTTTACATAAGTAAAGCCGATACCAGCATCTCTTGGTGTATCAAACCATACAGGGATACATGCCTGTGGTGTATGGATTTCTTCTATATACTCCTCACGGATGTGATTAGCGTGCTCCATTAATGTAGGCAATGTATTTAAATCATGAGCAAGATAGTTATAATAATAACGATCAATATATGCCTGCTTCAGATAACGGGTATCTGATTTAGGAAGGGAGTACAAATACTTTTGATCCCCGTATTCACTAAGCTGCAGTGGCTGTACCTCATAGCTTTCCACACCATTCATATACATTGGAATGCCATTTGGTAAAAACATATTCATGATACTTAACATATTTGTCAACGTCTTGCCATTTTCTAAACAGCTGCTTCTTCTGGAATCATAAAATTCACTGGCAGCAAACATTGGACATACGCAGCCTTTTAACTGATAAGCAAAGTTATGGAAGCGATATTGTTCAATCTGGGTTTCTTCATAAGCACTGTTTCCAGATATAGCATCATATCCTTTACGTTTCCATAAGGCACCATTTTCATGAATGGTATCTTCCGCAATCATCACAAAGCCTTTTTTATTTTTCTTTGCTTGTACAGCCATTTGTTTCTGAAGCTTTTCCGGAATCAAAAATGGTTTACCAAGGAAAATACCATCCACCTGTAATTCATTCTGATACCAGATGATATTCTCTGTTAAAGTATCCCAAAGTGCTGTGAACGGTTTTTTGGCAGGATGCAGATCTGCACGGATGATATCCTGTGTCATATAAGGGATACCGGCTTTTTTCAGCTCAGCAGGTGCGTGTGTATGAATATCTTCATAGAAGCGAAAATATGTTGTATCCTCATCAATAGGAAGATTGGCATTGATTTGATCAGAAAAAGCAGGTGCTAATACTTTCTTACAAGGATCATCATGTTTCACAAACTTTTGGATATGCTCCTTTACATCCTCACTGCGATAAAAATCCTTTAAAGTATAAGAAAAAGGCAGTGTATTTTGTGGTAAAGCATGACAGATTGGCGCATGATAGTTTTTATATTCCTCTTCTTTGATCCAATAGAAGTATTCTGGACACTCTCTTGCGTAGAAATTATCGATAGACATTTTACCAGGACAATATTCCAGTATCACATGAAATCCTAATAGATGACAGGCTTCCATGAAGGCAATACACTGTTGCTTGGCAGATAACTGTGGTACCAAAGGATCCTTTAGCTGATCGTCAATCAAACGGAAATCCAAAACACATTCTTTATTAGAATAATCATGTGTGGTATGCGTTTTTCCTAAACTGAATATCTGATGAAGCAGGATGGTATTGATACCCATACGTTTATAAAATGGTAAAAGCAGCATTGCCTTTAAAAAGGTTCCATTATCCTTTAGACCATATAAATTTTCATTTAAATTGTCGTCACGGTCATGATCCCATGCACTCGCACTGCGGATATGTAAAGAATAGATGTTTGCTTTTTTTAGCCAGTCTTTTTTCACAAGTGACTGTGCTTTTTTCAGTTTTCCTTTTTCATCAAAAAACAGATGTTGGAAAGAATAATGATAAAATGCATAAGGATTTACAAGTATTTCGTTGTTTCTTAAAATCCTTGTGTCGGAGTAGCCGAATAAATTCCAGGACTGGGGAAGTGCATAATTAAAGATATCCTTTTCGTGAATTTCAGCTTCTTTTTCCAGGTTTTGTAAGAGTAATGGTAAATATTTCATAAAATGCCCCCTTTTCGTCGTTTGCGTCAGTTTTTAGCATCACCTTTATTATACCGTGGAAATCCACATTCTTCTACAAATTTTACACCTTTTCGCTGATAGACTTTTTCATTAGGTGATAAAAATGAAAAAAATCGTATGGTATCTTCTGTTATGTATGACATTAAGTTCTTGTACATTATCAAAGGATGCCTCTGTGGAATTGGAAAAACATGCATCTTTGCAGGTGGAAGTATCGAATAAAGCATATGGTAAGGCACTGGTGTCTTTATGGAATACGCTGTATCCTGAACAAAAAGATGCCATTCATATCGTAAGTCCGGATAATTGCTTCCATCAGCAGTTTTATCATGATATCGAATGGGTAAATGATTGTGATGCATTATCAAAACGTACATATGCTTTGGCTTTTGATATAACCTCTGCTTATGATGTTCCATCAAGTTTAAAACGTACATCTTTAGAAGATTATTTTCAGCCAATAGAAGGGAAGGGGATGCTGTTTGTATATGCACAACCCATGCTGGATACATATTCGATCAAAGAAGATGAAATCTCAGATTTTATGAATTATCGTAACCCACATATGTATTACTATAATCATTATGCTGATCAGATTCTTCCATTATGGCTCTCTCATTATGATCCAGACAGCGGGGTTTCAATGGAGGATATATTTATGGAGGATGCATTTTTAGACTGTATCCAGCAAATGAAAGATTTTTATCATGAACATCAATTAGAAGATGATCCATATCATGCGACAAACTTTTTTACACAAGGCTATTTTAGTGGCTTGTTACCTTCACAAGAGATAAAGAAACAACCATATTATGCCAGTCAGCAGTTACATATCAAACCAATGCCATCACTTGATGAACAGGGCTATTCGCCCTATGCGGATACCTATGGATTTATGGTAAACAAAGACTGTCCCTATCCTAATTGCGCAAAAGCATTTATGAATATGGTACGCAGTAAAGCAGGCATCCAAGCATATCTTGATCATAATGATGGGGTGGTATTGCTTCAGAAAGAAGATATTTCAGACTTTCATATCTATGATGCTTTAAATAAAGAAATGATACAGGCGATGAATGGCAGTCGTTTATGGAGTATGGGAGCCATCAAAGAAAAACCATCAATTCATTATAAAGATTTATATCTGAAAACAAATATCGTATCGATCTTACAGAATGGGATCGTCGCCAATAAATCTGCGAAAACGATCCAAAAAGAAATTCATGCATATAGTAAAGCGTGGTGTTTACACCAATAAAAAACCCTTACCTATGATGATAAGGGTTGCTTGTTAGTTTTTGAATAATAGATCTTTCATGGTATAGCTGCCATTTTCCTGTTTCATCAGAAATTCCGCTGCACGAATTGCACCATTCACAAAGATTTGACGACTTGTTGCTGTATGGGTGATTTCAAAACTTTCATCATCCCCTAAAAACATAACGGTATGTTCACCAGCAACAGTTCCACCACGTACTGCATGGATACCAATTTCCTTCTGGCGTTTTCCAACCATGCCATTACGACCGTGTACTTCTTTATATTCATGATCAGGATTCATGGTTTCCACTAATAATTTCGCAGTTCCACTTGGCGCATCCTGTTTCTGGTTATGATGTTTTTCAATCACTTCGATATCAAAACCATCTTCCAGCATTGGTGTAATCAATGAAAGAACTTCTTTAAACACAGCGATACCAAAAGAATAGTTCGCAGAATAGATCACACGATTACTGTCTTTTAAATCTTCAATCTGTTTACGCTGTAAATCATTTAATCCTGTAGTACCACAAACCAGGGCAGCACCACTTTTTTTCACATAGGGAATCATCCATGATAGATTATCTGGATGAGAGAAATCAATGACACAATCCACTTTTTCCTGTAAAGCATCTAAATCCTGACAGTTGGTAATATCCACTACCATGACGACCTGATGACCATGCTCCTCTGCTGTTTTCTTTACCAGCTGTCCCATTTTACCAAAGCCGACAACTACGATATTCATAGTCCCACCTCATGCAATGCCTGTGCCAGTACTTCTTTATGCGCATCACTCATTTCACATAAAGGTAGACGATAACCGCCAACGCCTTTGCCCATAATATTCAATGCTTCTTTTACTGGGATTGGGTTGACTTCAATAAATAAAGCGTGAATCAAATCCAGATATTTTAACTGAGCTTCTAATGATTTTTTAACATCGCCATTCAGATAGTCCATAACCATATCATGTGTTTCCTTTGGCAATACATTGGCAAGTACAGAAATGACACCACTAGCACCTAAAGATAACATACTAGTAATCATATCATCATTTCCACTGTACATTGCGAAATCATCATTTAAATAACGTGCAATGTTGGTAGCGTATGAAATATTTCCACTAGCTTCCTTGATGCCACAGATATTCGGATGTTTACTTAATACTTTCACAGCATCTTCACTGATTGCGACACCAGTTCTTCCAGGAATGTTATACATGATAATTGGAATATTCACAGCATCCGCAACGGCAGTAAAGTGTGCAATCATACCCTGATTATTCGCCTTGTTGTAGTATGGAGAAATAATCAACAGATAATCTGCGCCCATTTTTTCGTATTTTATACTCTTTTCCACAGCTGTCTGTGTACAGTTGCTGCCTGCACCAACAATGACTGGCAAACGCTTGTTGATAACCTTTAATGTGAATTCCACAACTGCATCATCTTCTTCATGTGTCATGGTAGAACTTTCACCAGTGGTACCCAATACTAGAATACCATCTGTGTGATTGGCAACATGCCATTCCAATAATTCCTCAAGTTTTTCAAAATTTACACTGCCATCTTCGTGGAACGGTGTAATCAATGCTACAATACTACCCTTAATCATAATTGCTTCTCCTTTCGTGGTTCTCTTGGAATCACTTATCTTCAACAGTTATACTGTTTTATAGCCTTTCTTATAAATCAAATGCTTCGCCAAGTACCTGAATGGCTTTTTGTTTAT
Coding sequences:
- a CDS encoding NUDIX domain-containing protein yields the protein MKYCSTCGHPLILKEHEHEGRIPYCEQCQEYRFPVFSTAVSMVVLNPEKDKILLIKQYGRDHNVLVAGYVNQKESLEETLIRELEEEIGLKVKAYRYNRSEYFPNTNTLMCNFTVVADDECLDHVSDWEVDEAKWYSFEEAKHEVKPCSLAQRFLFDFFKKWQDANNRYDFSWMEVKDTKKESL
- a CDS encoding YigZ family protein; the encoded protein is MYRLKEDHMEELDIKKSRFLCYLHKSFCEEDAKAFILKIKKEHPNATHHCYAFVIGEHNELQRSNDDGEPSGTAGVPMLECLMHSQMQDITAVVVRYFGGIKLGAGGLIRAYSKSVSNALQHAVITKKENMKKYSLTFSYDLIGKLDHYLRINHIIILDKVYDEQVTYTFLVKDAIDEDISEMSNGAFLPEFIEDVIIDMDITLEES
- a CDS encoding maltodextrin glycosyltransferase, which translates into the protein MKYLPLLLQNLEKEAEIHEKDIFNYALPQSWNLFGYSDTRILRNNEILVNPYAFYHYSFQHLFFDEKGKLKKAQSLVKKDWLKKANIYSLHIRSASAWDHDRDDNLNENLYGLKDNGTFLKAMLLLPFYKRMGINTILLHQIFSLGKTHTTHDYSNKECVLDFRLIDDQLKDPLVPQLSAKQQCIAFMEACHLLGFHVILEYCPGKMSIDNFYARECPEYFYWIKEEEYKNYHAPICHALPQNTLPFSYTLKDFYRSEDVKEHIQKFVKHDDPCKKVLAPAFSDQINANLPIDEDTTYFRFYEDIHTHAPAELKKAGIPYMTQDIIRADLHPAKKPFTALWDTLTENIIWYQNELQVDGIFLGKPFLIPEKLQKQMAVQAKKNKKGFVMIAEDTIHENGALWKRKGYDAISGNSAYEETQIEQYRFHNFAYQLKGCVCPMFAASEFYDSRRSSCLENGKTLTNMLSIMNMFLPNGIPMYMNGVESYEVQPLQLSEYGDQKYLYSLPKSDTRYLKQAYIDRYYYNYLAHDLNTLPTLMEHANHIREEYIEEIHTPQACIPVWFDTPRDAGIGFTYVKEDKALLVVCNTNVHQSVHLHIHTENLMSELPFRYQSILQIYSTNDPYIHDVFMDDFQNIPMDFAPGEIKFIEFKAQ
- the dapB gene encoding 4-hydroxy-tetrahydrodipicolinate reductase — encoded protein: MNIVVVGFGKMGQLVKKTAEEHGHQVVMVVDITNCQDLDALQEKVDCVIDFSHPDNLSWMIPYVKKSGAALVCGTTGLNDLQRKQIEDLKDSNRVIYSANYSFGIAVFKEVLSLITPMLEDGFDIEVIEKHHNQKQDAPSGTAKLLVETMNPDHEYKEVHGRNGMVGKRQKEIGIHAVRGGTVAGEHTVMFLGDDESFEITHTATSRQIFVNGAIRAAEFLMKQENGSYTMKDLLFKN
- a CDS encoding 4-hydroxy-tetrahydrodipicolinate synthase, giving the protein MIKGSIVALITPFHEDGSVNFEKLEELLEWHVANHTDGILVLGTTGESSTMTHEEDDAVVEFTLKVINKRLPVIVGAGSNCTQTAVEKSIKYEKMGADYLLIISPYYNKANNQGMIAHFTAVADAVNIPIIMYNIPGRTGVAISEDAVKVLSKHPNICGIKEASGNISYATNIARYLNDDFAMYSGNDDMITSMLSLGASGVISVLANVLPKETHDMVMDYLNGDVKKSLEAQLKYLDLIHALFIEVNPIPVKEALNIMGKGVGGYRLPLCEMSDAHKEVLAQALHEVGL